The nucleotide window TGCCCTTAAAAAAATTAATTTGGAGATTTTTGAGGGAGAATTTTGCGTTGTCTTAGGCCCTTCCGGTTCGGGAAAATCTACGCTTATGAACATAGTAGGCGGAATAGATTCAGCGACATCAGGCAGTGTTACTATAATGGGAACAGAAATAACACACCTGAAAGTCAATGCTCTTACCGAATTTAGACGCCAAAACATCGGAATAGTTTTTCAATTTTACAACCTTATTCCGTCATTGACCATAAAAGAAAATGTAGAAGTCGCTTCGCATATAGCAAAAAATCCTTTGAATATTGACGAGGTTTTGGAGGGCGTAGGCATACTTGACCAAAAAAATAAATTTCCATCCAAGCTAAGCGGTGGTCAGCAGCAAAGAGTTGCAATAGCAAGAGCTGTTGTAAAAAACGCAAAACTGCTTATTTGTGATGAACCCACAGGCGCATTGGATTTTGAAAATTCAATAGAAGTATTAAAACTTCTTAGAAATATCAATAAACGATACAATACCACTATATTGCTGGTAACTCATAACAGTGAAATAGCTAAAATGGCTGACCGCATTGTAATGCTAAAAAACGGCGAAATAATCAAAAATGATTTAAATGATAATGTACTTAACCCTGATCAATTAGAGTGGTAAAGATATGAAACTCTTGTTTTTAAAATCCTTAAGAACAATAAGATTTAACAAGATAAGGTATTTGGGTGCTATAATCCTTATTATCCTCTCAAGCGCTC belongs to Clostridia bacterium and includes:
- a CDS encoding ABC transporter ATP-binding protein; the encoded protein is MLLKVNDLVKVYHSGEQDFFALKKINLEIFEGEFCVVLGPSGSGKSTLMNIVGGIDSATSGSVTIMGTEITHLKVNALTEFRRQNIGIVFQFYNLIPSLTIKENVEVASHIAKNPLNIDEVLEGVGILDQKNKFPSKLSGGQQQRVAIARAVVKNAKLLICDEPTGALDFENSIEVLKLLRNINKRYNTTILLVTHNSEIAKMADRIVMLKNGEIIKNDLNDNVLNPDQLEW